The Vicia villosa cultivar HV-30 ecotype Madison, WI linkage group LG1, Vvil1.0, whole genome shotgun sequence genome includes a region encoding these proteins:
- the LOC131651699 gene encoding uncharacterized protein LOC131651699 produces the protein MLLQKARVKWDSEGDLNSKFFHSVMKSRRRSNCISHIQTELESVGEVKEEVKRNFEEKFVESGHCRPILEGDDFRSLSQQERESLEVPFSESEIKEAVWSCEESRSPGPDGLNKVMSSLISSCQTTFVPGRMLLDGVLIVNEVVDYATKFKKGCLLFKVDFAKAYDKVSWGYLRSPTKDFKVGRGLRQGDPLSAFLFVIATEGLVAHVKQFIQCNDFYSFSVEGNCDVDVLKFADDTLLVGNGYWKQVCALKAVLRGFEVVSGLGVNFIKSMAPVAVYREIENIHNKFIWGGCGNDIPFWSAVWFGSPKLLDAFSSIFEWSHSKEAVVSSLGCWFENRWVWDCFGVDRSAPASVLAAVTVLKGLLLEVFPERSKTDSVVWKPRRGSGYSTNSGYNLLIKDYEGPAWDSDVKLAFDSIWKSNVPYRIKAFRWRCLWNRLPTKYLLVRRGISLSINDQLCVFCSVELETLDHILLGCPFSKLVWKDVFLW, from the exons ATGTTACTTCAAAAGGCTAGAGTGAAGTGGGATTCAGAGGGTGATTTGAATAGTAAATTTTTCCATTCTGTCATGAAATCCAGGCGTAGGAGTAATTGTATCAGCCATATCCAAACGGAGTTGGAGTCGGTAGGGGAGGTTAAGGAAGAGGTTAAGAGGAATTTTGAGGAGAAATTTGTGGAAAGTGGCCATTGTCGGCCTATTCTTGAAGGGGATGACTTTAGAAGTCTTTCTCAACAAGAGAGGGAGTCGTTGGAGGTTCCGTTTTCTGAATCGGAAATTAAAGAGGCAGTGTGGAGTTGTGAAGAATCGAGGAGCCCGGGACCGGACGG ATTAAATAAGGTTATGTCCTCTTTAATCTCAAGTTGCCAAACAACTTTTGTTCCAGGAAGGATGCTTCTTGATGGAGTTTTAATTGTGAACGAAGTTGTTGATTATGCGACGAAATTTAAAAAGGGTTGTTTgctttttaaagttgattttgcaAAGGCTTATGACAAGGTGAGTTGGGGGTATTTAAG GAGTCCGACTAAAGATTTTAAGGTCGGTAGAGGGCTTAGACAAGGAGACCCGTTGTCtgcttttttatttgttattgccACGGAGGGTCTTGTTGCTCATGTTAAACAGTTTATTCAGTGTAACGATTTCTATAGCTTCTCAGTGGAAGGAAATTGTGATGTGGACGTTTTAAAATTCGCGGACGACACTCTTCTAGTGGGTAATGGGTACTGGAAGCAAGTTTGtgctttaaaggctgttttgcgAGGCTTCGAAGTGGTTTCGGGGTTAGGAGTTAATTTTATCAAGAGCATG GCCCCGGTTGCGGTTTATAGAGAAATTGAAAACATTCATAACAAATTTATCTGGGGTGGCTGCGGGAATGACATTCCGTTTTGGAGTGCAGTCTGGTTCGGAAGTCCGAAGCTGTTGGATGCTTTTTCGTCCATATTCGAGTGGAGTCATTCGAAGGAAGCCGTGGTGAGTTCCTTGGGATGTTGGTTCGAAAACAGGTGGGTCTGGGACTGCTTTGGTGTGGATCGGTCAGCACCTGCATCTGTGTTGGCTGCTGTCACAGTTTTGAAGGGGCTGCTGTTGGAGGTTTTTCCGGAAAGGAGCAAGACTGATTCGGTTGTCTGGAAGCCGCGCAGAGGGTCGGGTTATTCAACCAATAGTGGATATAACTTATTGATAAAGGATTACGAAGGTCCGGCGTGGGATAGCGATGTGAAATTAGCTTTTGATTCTATTTGGAAATCAAATGTTCCTTATAGAATAAAAGCTTTCAGGTGGCGGTGTTTGTGGAATAGACTTCCTACAAAGTATCTTTTAGTTCGTAGAGGTATTTCCTTATCGATCAATGATCAACTTTGTGTTTTTTGTTCCGTCGAGCTCGAAACTTTAGATCATATTTTGTTGGGTTGTCCCTTTTCCAAGTTAGTTTGGAAAGATGTGTTCTTATGGTGA
- the LOC131651709 gene encoding uncharacterized protein LOC131651709: MEVLSAGAVLCEGCLSDSNIVHCNLRFNQLESKVGEKLWAAMAKYGVVNQGGVRDYKEKIDEMEKRDRENKGGGNFLKRKKVNSIISQGKADIFFIQESKLEVVDCATVSCFWRKVDVGWSFSKSSGASGGLIMLWKEGSFDVIHSFAGAGYLSIKLRWKGKNYYIVNVYSPCELNLKRKLWRELLSLKAKFSYGEWIMGGDFNSNKNERERKGCVVSRRSEMRYFSSLIEESNLVDLQCKGKRYSWYGGAGRAMSRIDIFLVDEAIISRWGIVRQLIGERDISDHCPAWIIINKEDWGPKPFMVNNSWFENKDFIPYVEQVWRNIKVEGRRDFVLKEKFRILKGSLRSWITEVFGKFDLEIEA; this comes from the exons ATGGAGGTTTTGTCGGCAGGGGCGGTTTTGTGTGAGGGATGTTTATCTGATTCTAATATTGTCCATTGCAACTTAAGATTTAATCAACTTGAATCAAAAGTAGGAGAGAAATTGTGGGCTGCCATGGCTAAGTATGGTGTTGTGAATCAAGGAGGTGTAAGGGATTATAAAGAGAAAATTGATGAGATGGAGAAAAGAGATAGAGAGAATAA GGGTGGAGGGAATTTTCTAAAGAGGAAGAAGGTAAATTCTATTATTTCTCAAGGGAAAGCTGATATTTTCTTTATTCAAGAATCTAAGTTGGAAGTTGTTGATTGTGCTACTGTCAGTTGCTTTTGGAGGAAGGTGGATGTCGGGTGGTCTTTTTCTAAATCTTCAGGAGCTTCAGGAGGATTAATTATGTTATGGAAGGAGGGTAGCTTTGATGTTATTCATAGTTTTGCAGGGGCTGGTTACCTCAGTATTAAATTAAGGTGGAAGGGTAAGAACTATTACATTGTGAACGTCTATTCTCCGTGTGAGCTGAATCTGAAACGTAAATTGTGGAGGGAACTTCTGAGTCTGAAGGCTAAATTCTCATATGGCGAGTGGATTATGGGAGGAGATTTCaactcaaataaaaatgaaagggAGAGGAAAGGGTGTGTAGTGTCTCGGAGATCAGAGATGAGGTATTTTTCTTCTCTTATTGAGGAAAGTAATTTGGTGGATTTACAATGTAAAGGTAAGCGGTATAGTTGGTATGGCGGAGCCGGTAGGGCCATGAGTAGAATAGACATATTTCTGGTGGATGAAGCTATTATTAGTAGATGGGGGATAGTCAGACAGCTTATTGGGGAAAGGGACATTTCTGATCATTGCCCGGCGTGGATTATCATTAACAAGGAAGATTGGGGGCCGAAACCGTTTATGGTGAATAATAGTTGGTTTGAGAATAAGGATTTTATCCCTTATGTGGAGCAGGTATGGAGGAACATTAAGGTTGAGGGCAGAAGAGATTTTGTTTTAAAGGAGAAATTTAGGATTCTTAAAGGTTCTCTTCGGAGTTGGATCACTGAAGTGTTCGGGAAATTTGACTTAGAGATTGAGGCATAA
- the LOC131643863 gene encoding putative E3 ubiquitin-protein ligase LIN has translation MAGNFRFMMDQNDIVRFLTTSIDSFIQDRLINKEQRTQHKDQCAERLAAEDGNGEKESEVEYSDQAVLANLDWGIEALEEAINTYNMETKLARLDYAEKMLQVCAMLNPKQKTAGVPNSYLSAWAHLNLSYLWKLRNNIKSCIFHSLEMFVVDPFFSRIDFAPELWKNLFLPHMSSIVGWYSEERHRLMIEVMPESSDFSYTGDFDRVFNESLVFSMRPNQLEKLQKLEQLYGESLDENTRLYAKYYNDCMNPDSTSSKKVVPMLPIAEPPMTPLHELSRSVPDFVKFGPILPKSSGFSMTTRRSYDGLNETAREILTSNSNHSKGEKSSMWGAKESIIEEIEDDSDSEHYDASVDSDKNNIFSPEPKTSIKDEDIEPRVYRSNQKNQMQSPNISPMQSPRTAPNYSSSNPQIHSKKESKFLRLHSNRFRGSTISDHSLSSSPDISSDHIFNGDEEESVLKNIKRKNDSQTSSMNQDNENSLVLNDSSIGESDDGYQSSASFPKLEKLTIGSKPPKDFVCPITGQIFSDPVTLETGQTYEKKAIQEWLGTGNTTCPITRQPLSANILPKTNYVLKRLIVSWREQNPELAQEFSTSNTPRGSSCSPSAKDIAMISTTQRTTYSPSQKNKEDYIRQRNNRFMRVAVSASPTSVLSQAAVETIINSLTPYITSLCTSENLQECEEAITEIARLWKDSKTDPQIHSYLSKPTVISGLVEILSASLNREVLRRSIYILSELIFADESVGETLNSVDSDFDCLATLLKNGLAEAALLIYQLRPVFAQLSEHELIPSLIQVIQNKNEDIDDFQLAIDPRAASIAILEQILMGGDEYNRSVNASSVISANGIPAIVKYLDRTEGRRSIISILLCCMQAEKSCKNSIANRIELSPVLELFHAGNDSVRGICVEFLSELVRLNRRTFSNQILQIIKDEGAFSTMHTFLVYLQMAPMEHQIAVASLLLQLDLLVEPRKMSIYREEAVETLIEALWQKDFSNNQMKALDALLFLIGHVTSSGKSYTEAWLLKIAGFDQPYNVLMKADQLGHSDKDLMETMENEKNAMKSWQKRVASVLCNHENGSIFQALEECLKSNSLKMAKSCLVLATWLTHMLFTLPDTGVRDIAQKSLLEALINVIQSSKNLEEKILATLALKSFISDPTAHEALRVYAKSIYRILRKLKKYSTVAADILKALLNLNSVDVTELWSCKEVVELDLSSNGEVLSLLYLNGQVLSGHADGTIKVWDARKRIPRVTQEIREHKKAVTSLCSSVDRLYSSSLDKTIRVWTIKPDGIKCIDVYDVKEAVYELAANAKLACYVTQGTGVKVFNWSDPPKLINFNKYVKCLAVAGDKLYCGCSGYSIQEVNLSQYTSTSFFTGTRKLLGKQTIHSLQIHGDFLFACGSSVDATAGKIFSLTSKMVVGSLSTGLDIHRVAINSDFIFAGTKFGTIEVWLKDKFTRVASIKMAGGHTKITSLVSDADGMMLFVGSSDGKIQVWALD, from the exons ATGGCGGGGAATTTCAGATTCATGATGGATCAGAACGATATCGTGAGGTTCTTGACTACAAGTATTGATAGTTTTATTCAAGATAGGTTAATCAATAAAGAGCAAAGAACGCAGCATAAAGATCAGTGTGCTGAGAGATTAGCAGCTGAAGATGGAAATGGTGAGAAAGAAAGTGAGGTTGAGTATTCCGATCAAGCGGTATTGGCGAACCTGGATTGGGGAATTGAAGCTCTTGAAGAAGCTATTAATACTTATAATATGGAAACTAAGCTTGCAAGATTGGATTATGCAGAGAAAATGTTGCAAGTGTGTGCAATGTTGAATCCTAAGCAGAAAACTGCTGGTGTGCCGAATTCGTATTTGTCTGCTTGGGCGCATTTGAATTTATCGTATTTGTGGAAGTTGAGGAACAATATTAAGAGTTGTATTTTTCATTCTCTTGAGATGTTTGTTGTTGATCCGTTTTTCTCTAGGATTGATTTCGCGCCTGAGTTATGGAAAAACCTGTTTCTTCCGCATATGAGTTCGATTGTTGGGTGGTATTCGGAGGAGAGACATAGGCTTATGATAGAAGTGATGCCAGAAAGTTCTGATTTTTCTTATACAGGTGATTTTGATCGAGTTTTCAATGAGTCTTTGGTGTTTTCTATGAGGCCGAATCAGCTTGAGAAATTACAGAAACTTGAGCAGCTTTATGGAGAGTCTTTAGATGAGAACAcaaggctatatgcaaaatattATAATGATTGTATGAACCCTGATTCTACCTCAAGCAAGAAGGTTGTTCCTATGTTGCCAATTGCTGAGCCGCCGATGACTCCTTTGCATGAGCTGAGTCGGTCGGTTCCTGATTTTGTTAAATTTGGTCCTATTTTGCCCAAGAGTTCTGGATTTTCTATGACAACGAGAAGATCTTATGATGGTTTAAATGAAACAGCCAG AGAGATTTTAACTTCCAATTCCAACCATTCAAAAGGGGAGAAATCATCCATGTGGGGTGCTAAG GAGAGCATaattgaagagattgaagatgattCAGATTCTGAGCATTATGATGCATCTGTAGATTCtgataaaaacaatattttctcACCTGAACCAAAGACGAGTATCAAGGACGAAGATATTGAGCCAAGAGTATATCGATCAAATCAGAAGAATCAAATGCAATCTCCTAATATCTCTCCTATGCAATCTCCAAGAACTGCTCCAAATTATTCATCTTCAAATCCTCAAATCCATAGTAAAAAAGAATCCAAGTTTTTGCGGTTACACTCTAATCGTTTTAGGGGCTCAACTATTTCTGATCACTCTCTATCATCATCTCCAGACATAAGCTCAGATCATATATTCAACGGCGACGAAGAAGAATCG gtcttgaaaaatattaagagaAAGAATGAtagtcaaacatcaagtatgaaTCAAGACAATGAGAATAGCCTGGTATTGAATGACAG TTCCATTGGTGAAAGTGATGATGGATATCAAAGTTCTGCTTCGTTTCCAAAATTAGAGAAACTGACTATTGGATCAAAACCACCCAAAGATTTTGTTTGTCCAATCACAGGTCAGATATTTAGTGATCCTGTCACACTTGAAACAGGCCAGACCTATGAGAAAAAAGCAATTCAAGAGTGGCTCGGAACAGGAAACACGACATGCCCTATTACGCGGCAGCCTCTATCTGCAAACATCTTACCGAAAACAAACTATGTTTTGAAGAGATTGATAGTATCATGGAGAGAACAGAATCCTGAACTAGCTCAAGAATTTTCAACTTCTAATACACCAAGAGGTTCTTCGTGTTCTCCCTCAGCAAAAGACATTGCAATGATTTCCACTACACAAAGAACGACTTATTCGCCAAGTCAGAAGAACAAAGAAGATTATATTAGACAAAGAAACAACAGATTTATGCGGGTTGCCGTCAGTGCATCTCCGACTAGTGTGTTATCTCAAGCTGCAGTTGAAACAATTATAAATTCCTTGACTCCTTACATCACAAGTCTGTGTACATCAGAAAACTTGCAGGAATGTGAAGAAGCTATAACCGAAATAGCAAGATTGTGGAAGGATTCAAAGACTGATCCTCAGATTCATTCTTATTTATCAAAGCCAACTGTCATAAGTGGTTTAGTAGAAATTCTCTCAGCTTCTCTGAATAGAGAAGTTCTGAGAAGATCAATTTATATTCTCTCAGAGCTGATTTTCGCAGACGAAAGTGTTGGAGAAACACTTAATAGTGTAGATTCTGATTTCGATTGCTTAGCTACTCTACTTAAGAACGGTTTGGCTGAGGCTGCACTTCTTATTTACCAACTAAGGCCTGTTTTTGCTCAGCTTTCGGAACACGAACTTATACCCTCTCTTATCCAAGTGATCCAGAACAAAAATGAGGATATAGACGATTTTCAGTTGGCTATAGACCCTAGAGCTGCCTCCATAGCAATTCTTGAGCAAATTTTAATGGGCGGAGACGAATATAACAGATCTGTTAATGCTTCAAGTGTTATCTCAGCAAACGGAATTCCAGCCATAGTAAAGTATTTGGACAGAACAGAAGGAAGAAGGTCTATCATTTCCATACTTTTGTGTTGTATGCAAGCtgaaaaaagttgcaagaacTCAATAGCAAATAGAATCGAATTGTCACCTGTTCTTGAATTATTTCATGCTGGAAATGATAGCGTGCGAGGAATCTGTGTAGAATTCCTCTCAGAACTGGTTCGATTGAATAG AAGGACGTTCAGCAACCAGATATTACAGATAATCAAGGATGAAGGAGCATTCAGTACAATGCATACATTTCTTGTATATCTTCAAATGGCTCCAATGGAACATCAAATTGCTGTTGCTAGTCTTCTTCTTCAGCTTGATCTTTTG gttgagCCGCGAAAGATGAGCATTTACAGGGAAGAAGCTGTAGAGACACTGATAGAAGCACTTTGGCAAAAGGACTTCTCAAATAATCAAATGAAGGCTTTAGATGCTTTACTATTTCTTATTGGACATGTAACGTCCTCAGGAAAGTCATATACTGAAGCTTGGTTGCTGAAGATTGCCGGATTTGATCAACCTTACAATGTTTTAATGAAGGCCGATCAATTAGGACACTCTGACAAAGATTTGATGGAAACAATG GAGAATGAAAAGAACGCCATGAAATCTTGGCAGAAAAGAGTAGCCTCAGTACTTTGCAATCATGAAAACGGTTCAATATTTCAAGCTTTGGAAGAATGCCTAAAGAGTAACTCCTTAAAGATGGCAAAATCTTGCCTTGTTCTTGCCACATGGCTCACACACATGCTCTTTACTCTACCTGATACTGGTGTAAGAGATATTGCTCAGAAATCCCTGCTCGAGGCCCTTATAAATGTCATCCAGTCATCCAAGAACCTAGAGGAAAAGATCCTGGCTACCCTAGCTTTGAAGTCTTTCATTAGTGATCCAA CTGCTCATGAAGCACTTAGAGTCTATGCTAAAAGCATCTACAGAATCTTGAGGAAGCTGAAGAAATATTCAACAGTCGCAGCTGATATTTTGAAAGCCTTACTAAACTTAAATTCTGTTGATGTG ACAGAGTTGTGGAGTTGTAAAGAAGTAGTCGAGTTAGATTTGAGCTCAAATGGAGAGGTGCTTTCTTTGCTTTACCTCAATGGCCAGGTCTTAAGTGGACATGCTGATGGAACTATCAAG GTATGGGACGCAAGGAAGAGAATACCACGAGTAACTCAAGAAATTCGTGAGCACAAAAAAGCGGTTACATCTCTTTGTTCTTCAGTTGATAGACTATACAGTTCTTCCTTGGACAAAACAATCCGG GTTTGGACAATTAAACCCGACGGGATTAAATGTATAGATGTTTATGACGTTAAGGAAGCAGTGTATGAGCTAGCAGCTAATGCTAAATTGGCATGCTATGTAACTCAAGGAACAGGAGTTAAG GTTTTTAACTGGTCAGATCCTCCAAAGCTCATCAATTTCAACAAATATGTGAAATGCCTTGCTGTTGCTGGGGATAAATTGTATTGTGGTTGCTCTGGTTACAGCATACAG GAGGTTAACTTGTCCCAATATACATCAACTTCATTCTTCACTGGTACAAGAAAATTGTTGGGAAAACAAACCATACACTCCCTTCAAATTCATGGCGATTTCCTCTTTGCTTGTGGTTCTTCTGTTGATGCAACTGCGGGAAAG ATATTTTCACTAACCTCCAAAATGGTGGTGGGATCACTCTCAACTGGACTCGATATCCATCGTGTAGCCATCAACAGTGACTTCATATTTGCTGGTACAAAGTTTGGCACCATTGAAGTTTGGTTAAAAGATAAGTTCACCCGGGTAGCTTCCATCAAAATGGCTGGTGGTCACACAAAAATTACATCATTAGTGTCAGATGCTGATGGCATGATGCTTTTTGTTGGTTCCTCTGATGGAAAGATCCAG GTTTGGGCTTTGGATTAA
- the LOC131643864 gene encoding mitochondrial uncoupling protein 3, translating to MKSGYQHGGVENTHTKILLTSLSAMAAESTTFPIDLIKTRLQLHGESLSSSRPTGAFRIGLDIIREQGFLGLYKGLSPAILRHLFYTPIRIVGYEHLRSVVFADYGSSSIIGKAVVGGISGSMAQVIASPADLVKVRMQADSQMMSRGLPPRYSGPFDAFNKIIQAEGFQGLWKGVFPNIQRAFLVNMGELACYDHAKQFVITSRIAEDNVYAHTLASIMSGLAATSLSCPADVVKTRMMNQAAKKEGNVLYRSSYDCLVKTVQVEGIRALWKGFFPTWARLGPWQFVFWVSYEKFRKFAGLSSF from the coding sequence ATGAAATCGGGCTATCAACATGGTGGAGTTGAAAATACTCACACCAAGATTTTACTAACATCGTTGTCGGCAATGGCGGCCGAGTCCACTACTTTCCCCATAGATTTGATCAAGACCAGGCTCCAACTCCATGGCGAGTCACTTTCCTCAAGCCGTCCAACCGGTGCATTTCGGATAGGCTTAGACATTATTCGCGAACAAGGTTTTCTTGGCCTTTATAAGGGCTTGTCTCCAGCAATTTTAAGACACTTATTCTACACACCTATTAGAATTGTTGGGTATGAGCACCTGAGGAGTGTTGTTTTTGCTGACTATGGGTCATCCTCTATTATTGGCAAGGCTGTTGTTGGTGGAATCTCTGGTAGTATGGCTCAGGTTATTGCAAGCCCAGCTGATCTTGTCAAGGTGAGGATGCAAGCTGATAGTCAAATGATGAGCAGGGGTCTTCCGCCTCGCTATTCAGGGCCATTTGATGCTTTTAACAAAATCATTCAAGCGGAAGGGTTTCAAGGACTGTGGAAGGGTGTTttccctaatatccaaagagcCTTCTTAGTCAACATGGGGGAATTAGCTTGTTATGATCATGCTAAGCAATTTGTTATTACAAGCAGGATAGCGGAGGATAATGTTTATGCCCATACATTAGCTTCTATCATGTCAGGTCTAGCGGCAACTTCTTTAAGTTGTCCAGCGGACGTTGTCAAGACTAGAATGATGAATCAGGCAGCTAAAAAGGAAGGAAATGTCTTATATAGAAGCTCCTATGATTGCTTGGTAAAGACAGTTCAAGTTGAAGGAATAAGAGCACTTTGGAAAGGGTTCTTCCCCACATGGGCGAGGCTTGGTCCGTGGCAATTTGTGTTCTGGGTTTCCTATGAGAAGTTTAGAAAGTTTGCCGGGCTATCTTCTTTCTAG
- the LOC131643865 gene encoding uncharacterized protein LOC131643865, whose amino-acid sequence MEFTESYKQSGPCSFSPNARFIAVAVDYRLVIRDTISFKVVQLFSCLDKISYIEWALDSEYILCGLYKKPMIQAWSLSQPEWTCKIDEGLAGIAYARWSPDSRHILTTSDFQLRLTVWSLVNTACVHLQLPKHASKGVSFTKDGKFAAICTRRDCKDYVNLLSCHSWEIMGMFAVDTLDLADVEWSPDDSSIVIWDSPLDYKVLIYSPDGRCLFKYVAYESGLGVKSVSWSPCGQYLAVGSYDQMLRVLNHLTWKKFAEFMHPYAVRGPCHAAVFKEVDEPLQLDMSELCLSDDFSQGNDESSERANTVRYEVMEVPINLPYQKPLAEKPNPKQGVGILSWSNDSQYICTRNDSMPTVLWVWNIRQLELTAILVQKDPIRVAAWDPTYTRLVFCTGSTHLYMWTPSGAFCVRVPLPQFSITDLKWNSDGSCLLLKDKETFCCAVVPLLPESSEYSSDE is encoded by the exons ATGGAGTTCACTGAATCTTACAAGCAAAGTGGTCCTTGTTCTTTCTCTCCCAATGCTCGTTTCATAGCCGTTGCTGTCGATTATCGTCTCGTCATTCGTGATACCATCTCTTTTAag GTGGTGCAATTGTTTTCATGCTTGGACAAGATTAGCTACATTGAATGGGCCCTTGATTCCGAGTACATTCTTTGCGGCCTCTACAAAAAGCCAATGATACAAGCCTGGTCCCTAAGCCAGCCAGAGTGGACATGTAAGATAGACGAAGGTCTTGCCGGCATTGCGTATGCTAGGTGGAGTCCCGATAGTCGTCACATACTTACCACATCAGATTTTCAGTTGCGGTTAACAGTTTGGTCATTGGTGAACACGGCTTGCGTGCACCTGCAGTTGCCAAAGCATGCTTCCAAGGGGGTTTCCTTTACGAAAGACGGAAAATTCGCAGCAATTTGCACGAGGCGTGATTGCAAGGACTATGTGAATCTTTTGTCTTGTCACTCGTGGGAAATAATGGGCATGTTTGCTGTAGATACGCTAGACTTGGCTGATGTTGAATGGTCGCCGGATGATAGTTCTATCGTGATATGGGATTCGCCTCTTGATTACAAG GTCCTAATCTATTCGCCAGACGGGAGGTGTCTTTTCAAGTATGTAGCATATGAAAGTGGATTAGGAGTTAAAAGCGTGTCCTGGTCTCCTTGTGGACAGTATCTGGCAGTGGGTAGTTATGACCAGATGCTGCGAGTCCTAAATCATTTAACTTGGAAGAAATTTGCAGAGTTTATGCACCCATATGCTGTCCgtggcccttgtcatgctgctgttTTCAAG GAAGTAGATGAGCCTCTGCAACTGGATATGTCCGAACTATGTTTGAGTGATGATTTTTCTCAAGGAAACGATG AATCTTCAGAACGAGCTAATACAGTCAGGTACGAGGTTATGGAAGTTCCGATCAATTTACCATACCAGAAGCCTCTTGCTGAGAAACCTAATCCCAAACAAGGAGTTG GCATTTTGTCATGGAGCAATGATAGCCAATATATATGCACTCGCAATGACAGTATGCCTACAGTGCTTTGGGTATGGAATATCCGACAACTTGAGCTTACTGCAATCTTAGTGCAGAAGGACCCTATCAGAGTGGCAGCTTGGGACCCGACATACACTCGCCTTGTTTTTTGCACCGGAAGCACGCACTTGTACATGTGGACCCCGTCTGGTGCATTTTGTGTTCGCGTTCCACTACCACAATTTTCAATTACGGACCTGAAGTGGAATTCTGATGGTAGTTGTCTGCTCCTTAAGGATAAGGAGACATTCTGCTGTGCTGTTGTACCCTTATTGCCAGAATCTAGTGAATACAGCTCAGATGAATGA